The genomic stretch CCTCGCTACGGGCGACGAGGACGAGGTCGTAGCCGTCGGCCGCAAAGAGTTTGCTCAGCTCCCAGCCGATACCGCTGGACGCACCTGTGACGAGCGCGACACCGACGTCGCTGTCTCCGGTCTGTGACATGATGTCGGTCAGAGGGGCGAAGCCGGTATAAACACCCGCCGTTGCGGTGAGTCTGAAGACGAGGATAGCTTACCGCTCTGCGTCCCGCCGATAGACTCGCGTCGCTCGTCTATCGAGGTTTGCTTCGCTATCGCTCAGCGAACCACTCACCAAACTTCGCCAACGCCCGCCCACGGTGTGAAATCGCGTTCTTCTCTTCCGTGCTCATCTCGGCCATCGTCTTCCCGTCGTGTTCGAAGATAGGGTCGTAGCCGAAGCCGCCCTCGCCGCGCGGGGCGACGAGTCGGCCGCGGACGACGCCCTCGAACAGTTTGACGGGCAGGGCGTCCTCCTCCTCCTCGGCGTTCTCGTCGGCACCCGCTGCGGCGGCGGCGACGCGGTCGTCGCGGTCGATGGGGTCCGGGCTGGCACGGAACTCCTCGCCGTCGCAGTAGGCCAGCACACACCGGAACTCGGCGCGGCGGTTCTCTTCTCCCTCACCCAGTTTCCAGACGCGGTCGACGCCGACGGTGTCCTCGACGTAGGAGGAGTACGGGCCGGGGAAGCCGCCGAGCGCGTCGACGAACAGCCCCGCGTCGTCGACGAGGACCGGTTCGCCGAACTGGCGGTAGGCCTCGCGCGCGCCGTGGGCCGCGATGGGACCGAGTTCGGGTGCCTGAATCTCGGTGTAGTCGAAGTCGACCTGGCCGACCTCCGCGTCGCCGAGATACTGGACCGCCTCCCGGACCTTGCCGGGGTTCGTCGTCACGTAGTTGAGCATACGCTCACTGTCGGGAGGGAAACGAAAGAAGCGTCGGTTCGCTGTCTGAGTTGGTTCAGTCGTCGTCGACGACGACCTCGACGGGACCGTCGTCCTCGTCGACTTCGGCGACTTCCCCGCCGGACTTCTGTTCGAGGTAGAACATCGCGCCAGCGGCGAGGAGGACGACCCACGAGCGCCAGTTGGCGAGGTTGAGCGTGTAGCCGATGCCGAAAGGCTTCTTCACGAGCATACCCTTGCCGGGCTGCCAGTACGACGAGAGGAGCCGGCCGAGGCTCGGCCGCTCGAAGTTGTACGGGATGCCGAGAATCTCACCGGACTGCGGTTTGTCTGCCATAGCCGAGCGTACGACGGCGGGCGATAAATTGTTTTGGTGTCTGACTGGTCTTACTGGTACCGCCCGCGCCCCTCGACCGTCCGCAGTCGCGAGAGCACGTCGGCGTCGCCCGTCGCCTCGTAGCCCGCCTCGAACGCCTCGCGTAGCGGGGCGGGGTCGTCGGCGGTGCCGTCGATGCTCTGCTCGAAGACGTGGAGGTCCATCGCGTGGTCCTCGACGTGGCCGGTGTGGAAACCGAGACCGAAGTCGATGAGGAACGTGCGGGACGGCGATTCGCTGCCGTCCCGCTCGGAAGGTGAACGACCCACGCGCACGTTCCGCGTCGTCGGGTCGCCGTGGACGATACCGGCCCGATGCAGCCGACCCAGATGGCCGCCGACCTCCCGAATCGCGTCGGCCGAGAGGTCCTCGGCGAGGTCGCACGCGCCGACGTGTTGGAAGGTGATGGTCGCCTCCCGCAGGTCGACGTCGCGGACGAGCGGCGTCGGTACGCCCGCCTGTCGTGCCTCGCTCGTCAGCCGCGCCTCGGCGGTGGTCCGCTCTTTCCGGAGGCGGGCGTCGAGCTGGGGGTGGCGGTAGGACTTCGGTAGCCGACGCTTGACGACGTCCTCGCCCTCGAAGGAGACGGTCGCCTCCGCGCCGCGGATGTCGCCCGCCTCCGTGACCGCGCGGGCGACGGACTCGTCGTCGCCGCGCCACGTGACGGGCACCTGGTCGGGGCGGTAGTTCGGGTCGACCGAGGAGTCGGCGACGGGCAGGGTGTCGCCCGCGTCGTACATTTTGGCTCCCAAGACGGCAATCATGCCGGCGTTGTCGCGCAGGAACCGCGGTTCAGGCGCGTAGAAGTCCGCACCGCGCGCCTCGCACATCTCGGCGAGCATCTCTCTGAGTCGCGCGTTCTGTCCGACGCCGCCGCCGAGGACGAGTTCGTCCGTCCCCGTCAGCGACAGGGCACGCTCGGCGACTTCAGTGAGCATCCCAAAGACCGTCTCCTGCAGGCCACAGCAGATATCCTCGACCTCCTCGCCGTCGTCGTAGGCCTGTTTGGCGGCACTCATGATGCCCGAGAAGGAGAAGTCCATCCCCTTGACGACGTAGGGCAGGTCGAGATACTCGCCGTCTTTCGCGGCCTGCTCGACCTTCGGGCCGCCGGGATGCGTCCAGCCGACGTGGCGGGTGAACTTGTCGATGGCGTTGCCGACGCCGGTGTCCATCGTCTCGCCGAGGACGCGGTAGCGGCCGTTGTGGTAGCCCAGGAGATGGGCGTTCGCGCCCGAGGCGTTCAGGCAGACGGGCGAGTCGAAGCCCGACTGGTGGCGGCCGATTTCGAGGTGGGCCACCATGTGGTTGACGCCGACGAGCGGCACGTCGAGCGTCTGCGCAAGCGAGCGGGCCGCGGTGGCGACGATGCGGAGACACGGGCCGAGACCCGGGCCACGGGAGAAGGCGACGGCGTCGATTTCGGGGGCACCAGAATCGCTCGTCTCGCTCGCGTGCGCTAAGACCGACTCGACGACGCCCGGCACGGCGTCGGCCATGTGTTCGGCCGCCTCGCGCGGGTGAATGCCGCCGCTGTCGGGCTGGTAGGGGTCGGAGTCGATGAAAACGGAGTCGTCGTCGGCATCGAACAGTGCAGCGCTTGCGGCCCACGCCGTCCCTTCGATGCCGAGAACGCGCATTTAGCTACTTACGCTTCTTCGGCTTCCGCGTCGACGTCCTCGTCGCCGAGGGTGATCTTGTTGCGCTCGAGCATGTGTTCCTGCTCGACGTCGCGGGCGAAGTCGGCCGTCTCGTAGACCTTCGCGTAGCCGACCGTCTTGCGCATTCCGAACTTCGTGTCCAGCTTGTGGACGACGACTTCGTCCGAACCCTTGTCGAGTTTGGCCGCGAGACTGTCGCGGACCTGCAGACGGGAGGGCGTCGCTTCGTCGTGGACGATCTCGAATCGGACGTCGGTACGGTGCAGCATGGGGTTCTCCTCCTCGGAGATGATGTCGATATCCATGGTTCAGTTGCTTGGAACTCCTCTCGAAACAAGTAAAAGGATTTCGACCTCGTGACGGCCGTGTCAACGGGCACAACCGAGAGACGCCGTGACAGCGACTAGCGTCCGAACGCCCGAACGCCGTCGGCGGCGACGACGTACACGCCACCCTCGACGAGCGTCGGCGGGCCACGAATCCCCGCCAGAATCTGGTCGGAGACGCCCTGTTCCTCGGTGCGTCGTCGCCACCGCTCCTCGCCCGTCGCACGGTCGAGCGCGAGGACGGACCGCGAGTCGAAGCCCTGCTCGCCGACGTAGACGGCCTCGGCCCCGACGGTCGGTGTCGTCGGTTGCGACACGTCGGCGGTCCACCGCGACTCTCCCTCGGTGGTTAGCGCGTGCAACGCGGCGTCCTCGCCGCGGGACCCGACGTACACCTCACCGTCGGCGACGGCCGCGGCGGTCCCCCGGTCCGGTTCGCCGACGTCTGCAGTCCACCGTTCGCTCCCGTCCGCTGCCGCGACGGCGTGGAGCGTTCCACCAGAGTCGGTGACGTAGACCGAGCCGTCGGCGACCGTGGGCGTCGTCTCCGCGGACTCGTCGAACTCGACGCGCCACAGTTCGCTCCCGTCGGCTGTGTCGAGTGCGACGAGGTCGTCGTCCACGAGGAAGAGTCGATTGTCGGCGACGGCGACGGAGCCGTGGAGTCGCAACTCGCCGCTCCCGAGGTCGACGCGCCACCGTTCCTCGCCCGTCTCGACGTCGTACGCGAAGGCCTCGGTCGGCCACTCGGAGAACGAACCGTTGGCGAGGTAGGCCACCCCGTCGACGACGACGGGCGAGCCCGGCGGCCCGCGGCCGATGTCGCGCTCCCAGCGGAGGTTGCCGGACGCCCGGTCGAACGTGAAGAGCGTCCCGTAGCTCTGGACGACGAGCGTGTCGTCCACGACGGTCGGGACACCCATCGCGCCACCGCGTTCGACGGCCGTCGACCACTGGATGCGACCCGTGGCGGCGTCGCGAGCGACCAGCCCGCCCGCGTCACGGCCCGACTCGACGGTGTAGCACGTCCCGTCGGCGACGACCGGTGGCGACGACTGGACGTAGAACCCCCAGTAGGTCTCGGGGTCGTCGGGGACGGCCGTCAGCCCGGCGACGTGGCCGGTGTTACCCGCGTCGGCCTGAAACCGCGGCCAGTCGGTCGCCGTCGGCATCGGCGTCGGGTCCTGCGGGGCACCCGAGGTGGGCGGCGGCGGGGGGAACGTGCTCTCGGTACTCGTGGTCTCCGTCGATGGGTCGGTGCCGGGGCTGTCGCCCGTACAGCCGGCGAGGAGGCCGCCGAGGGCGACACCGCCGGCTCTGAGGAGGGCTCTACGTGTGTGGAGGGCCATCGGTCGGCAGTGCTGACGGGCGAGTAATAGGTCTTGTGTGGAATCCGTCAGCAACGACGGGTCAGTCCAGTCGCGCCAACGCCGCCTCGGTGTCGCCCTCGAACTGCGAGAGCAGCTCGCGGGCCTCGGCCTTCGTCTCCTCGGTGACGGGGACGTGGACCATGCCCTCGTCCGGTTGGCCGTAGATCACGCTCGCGCCGAGCGGCGCGGCGACGATGGCCGGGAGCGTCGCGAGATCCTCCTCGCCCGTGACGAAGAGGACGGTGGGGTCGTCGGCCGCGAGCGCGTCGACGAGCGCGTCGAGCATCGCTTCCGAGAGCGTCGCGGGCGGGTTCTCGACTTCGATACGGGCGGCGTCGCCGTCGAGGACCTCCCGAACCGCCTCGTCGACGGCCTTCCGCTTGGTCTTGCCGTCGATGACCGCCACGTCAGGTTCACGGTCCGCCTGCCGGAGATGGTAGGTGACGACGTCGCCGACGGCGATGAGCGGTGTCGGGCCGTCGTGGTCACTGGCCGTCAGATCGACGTCCCGCAACAGGTCCGCAGGGTCGGTGTAGACGCGGCCCATCGGGTCTTTGAACGCACCGCGGACCTCGGCGGGCAGCCGCAGCATCACCGGACCTTGAGCGCGTAGCCGCCCGGCTCCGAGACGTTCATCTCGGTGGCGACCTCGCTCTGTTCGGGATGCGTGATGATGACGTAGCCAGCCCAGTCCTCCGTCAGGCTGGACGAGCCACAGAGGTTGCACGTCTGGGCGTCGGGGTCGTTGATGTGGTGGCACTCACGGCAGGCTTTTCGCTTCTTCGCCATCGCTTAGCCCTCCGTTGTGGCCTGTCGCTCGTCGCGGTCGGCCTCCAGCCAGCCGTGCTTGCCGAGACCGGGCTGTTTGGCCGTCAGGCCGATCTTCGAGTCCCGTGGGTTGCGTTCGTCGATACTCTTCGTGACGATGCGGACGCGGACGGCGTCGTCGACGCCGAGCGTCCGGTTGGAGTCGGTCGACGCGAGCTGCTGGTTCTCGCCGTCGTAGGCGA from Halogranum gelatinilyticum encodes the following:
- a CDS encoding 30S ribosomal protein S24e, with translation MDIDIISEEENPMLHRTDVRFEIVHDEATPSRLQVRDSLAAKLDKGSDEVVVHKLDTKFGMRKTVGYAKVYETADFARDVEQEHMLERNKITLGDEDVDAEAEEA
- a CDS encoding bifunctional N(6)-L-threonylcarbamoyladenine synthase/serine/threonine protein kinase; the encoded protein is MRVLGIEGTAWAASAALFDADDDSVFIDSDPYQPDSGGIHPREAAEHMADAVPGVVESVLAHASETSDSGAPEIDAVAFSRGPGLGPCLRIVATAARSLAQTLDVPLVGVNHMVAHLEIGRHQSGFDSPVCLNASGANAHLLGYHNGRYRVLGETMDTGVGNAIDKFTRHVGWTHPGGPKVEQAAKDGEYLDLPYVVKGMDFSFSGIMSAAKQAYDDGEEVEDICCGLQETVFGMLTEVAERALSLTGTDELVLGGGVGQNARLREMLAEMCEARGADFYAPEPRFLRDNAGMIAVLGAKMYDAGDTLPVADSSVDPNYRPDQVPVTWRGDDESVARAVTEAGDIRGAEATVSFEGEDVVKRRLPKSYRHPQLDARLRKERTTAEARLTSEARQAGVPTPLVRDVDLREATITFQHVGACDLAEDLSADAIREVGGHLGRLHRAGIVHGDPTTRNVRVGRSPSERDGSESPSRTFLIDFGLGFHTGHVEDHAMDLHVFEQSIDGTADDPAPLREAFEAGYEATGDADVLSRLRTVEGRGRYQ
- a CDS encoding GTP-dependent dephospho-CoA kinase family protein; this translates as MLRLPAEVRGAFKDPMGRVYTDPADLLRDVDLTASDHDGPTPLIAVGDVVTYHLRQADREPDVAVIDGKTKRKAVDEAVREVLDGDAARIEVENPPATLSEAMLDALVDALAADDPTVLFVTGEEDLATLPAIVAAPLGASVIYGQPDEGMVHVPVTEETKAEARELLSQFEGDTEAALARLD
- the spt4 gene encoding transcription elongation factor subunit Spt4, translating into MAKKRKACRECHHINDPDAQTCNLCGSSSLTEDWAGYVIITHPEQSEVATEMNVSEPGGYALKVR
- a CDS encoding outer membrane protein assembly factor BamB family protein, with the protein product MALHTRRALLRAGGVALGGLLAGCTGDSPGTDPSTETTSTESTFPPPPPTSGAPQDPTPMPTATDWPRFQADAGNTGHVAGLTAVPDDPETYWGFYVQSSPPVVADGTCYTVESGRDAGGLVARDAATGRIQWSTAVERGGAMGVPTVVDDTLVVQSYGTLFTFDRASGNLRWERDIGRGPPGSPVVVDGVAYLANGSFSEWPTEAFAYDVETGEERWRVDLGSGELRLHGSVAVADNRLFLVDDDLVALDTADGSELWRVEFDESAETTPTVADGSVYVTDSGGTLHAVAAADGSERWTADVGEPDRGTAAAVADGEVYVGSRGEDAALHALTTEGESRWTADVSQPTTPTVGAEAVYVGEQGFDSRSVLALDRATGEERWRRRTEEQGVSDQILAGIRGPPTLVEGGVYVVAADGVRAFGR
- a CDS encoding non-canonical purine NTP pyrophosphatase codes for the protein MLNYVTTNPGKVREAVQYLGDAEVGQVDFDYTEIQAPELGPIAAHGAREAYRQFGEPVLVDDAGLFVDALGGFPGPYSSYVEDTVGVDRVWKLGEGEENRRAEFRCVLAYCDGEEFRASPDPIDRDDRVAAAAAGADENAEEEEDALPVKLFEGVVRGRLVAPRGEGGFGYDPIFEHDGKTMAEMSTEEKNAISHRGRALAKFGEWFAER
- a CDS encoding DUF5808 domain-containing protein produces the protein MADKPQSGEILGIPYNFERPSLGRLLSSYWQPGKGMLVKKPFGIGYTLNLANWRSWVVLLAAGAMFYLEQKSGGEVAEVDEDDGPVEVVVDDD